The following DNA comes from Cucumis sativus cultivar 9930 chromosome 7, Cucumber_9930_V3, whole genome shotgun sequence.
AATCTCTGTACTACACAAATCACAAATCACAAATCACATTACACAATCAaacccttcttcttccctcccCTCTCCCCTCTCCCCCATTTATATACATTAACATTACTCCACCCTTCAATATGCTTTTCATATTCCTCATTTTCCACTCCCAATGCTCCGctttctcttcctcctcctctccTCCGCCGCCGCCCACAGCGGTCACTCCGACGATGATGACTCCGCTGCCGGCGACAGCCTTTCCCCTTCCCCTAACCTCCGCTCCAAACCTCTCATCCTCGTCAAGATCACCTGCCTCATTCTCATATTCTTCGGTACCTTCATCCCCGGAATCTCCCCCTGTTTCTTCAAATGGAACGACGGCTTTCTCCTCCTCGGCACTCAGTTCGCCGGCGGCGTCTTCTTCGGCACCGCTATGATGCATTTCCTTTCCGATGCTAATGAGACCTTTCGCGATTTGACTGATAACGCCTATCCCTTCGCCTTTATGCTTGCttgtttagggtttttgaTGACCATGGCCGCGGATTGTGTCATTTCCTATCTCTATCGCAAACCAACCGCTGATTCTTCAACCGATGTTGAACTTCgaggtaattaattaattatacatcTATGAACTCTTCTGCTttgaatttgagttttgtttctcCGTTAATTTGGCTGTGAATTTCAATCTGTTGGTGCTGTATTCTGAATATTACGTGATGAACCTTGTCTCTAACTTTTGTGGATTCTTTGATTTGATTCAAAGAGAAAATCTGAATTGCTATTTCATGAAAATGTGTAATTTTCCTAAACTTGCTTTGAACCAGAATCTGAAGAAAAGACCAAAAGTGAAATAAGACAAATTTATTGATAagtaaataaatcataaaaatattggGTGCCTTACAAATCACTTTCTGAAAGCTgtttcccctttttttttaccttgttttgttcattttttttattaccaTTGAATTTGGTGTTTGGAATCCATGATTTAACTATCCAAATTCCAACACATTTCtattgccttttttttttctttaaataataaattaactaattatgATGTTGCAACTTTAGtgtttcaaaaacattttgttacttttaattattaaattacaagttaaGTTCATTcagtttttgtatttgtttggCCTATAAACCTTTAAAGGTGTGTcattaaattaagatttttcgcttttagttttatgtcttttattatttaggatGGTTTCTTCTCAACTTTGTAATCATGGTTTTCACTTTTGTTAAAACACACCcgaattcaatttttttttgtgcgTAAGCAATAACATAAAGTAAGGAAGTAGTGTCTATTAActtattatttgaattcataAGACCAAAATTCGAAGTTTAAGTCcctttttttgaaatttatgtttgtctacccattatttttttaaatttaataaacttaTTAGCTTTTAACGAAATGAAAACTATTGAAATAGTAGGCAATAGTttttaacccaaaaaaataaagaatggctattagttaatttttaaaagtttagaaatttaattttaatgaacaaatgtacacaacttttttttctctcttttttctatgTTTCCTTCTAATGGATCGCTATGCTCACCCTTTGCTTTGTTTGGAGAGTCAAATCTAATTCggtttgttaaataattattttttatttcaataggaaaatatattttaaaattcttttgtgTTGGAAACTTATACAGcagaattatattaaaaatagttaaaagattattttggTGTTGCATGTGTTTGCTCATTCTTTTAtcagtttttaaaatttacgaGTTACTTGTaatcattattcattttgttattttaaaattgattggaagaagaaatcaagGACAACTCAACAGCATAGTTAGCCGATAAAACAACTACCAAAACAAACGTCAATAATCTAAAAGTAAcgcaagaaaaaaaaatcaatatttctataaacaaattaaaaattgtttctttaaaaacatttttcaatcaGTTCTCCAACTTCCAACCCAATTTCTTAAAGAATAAAAGTATGTTTATTGTTGGTAATATAGAGCTCTCAATAATTGTGGTATTCTTTCACTGCAGGAGCTGCAACTTCACCCTCAAAGTTTCAGGTAAACTGCACTTCATCTCATGCTTATGATTTCTAAAtacctaattatttttatctttgccaaaaaaataaaaaattgtataataaattttattatcataagaGCTTggagtaattttaaaatatataaatataaatgcCAAATCATGATTATGTTTGGGaatgacctttttttttcttgaacagttattttttttttatgtggtTTAATAATGAATGTTTGGGaatgacctttttttttcttgaacagttattttttttttatgtggtttaataatgaataaataaaaaatcagtTTTCAAACCATCAAATTAACtatgacaaatatttttcataaatctttGAGAGATGATTTTCCATTGACTTTTAAACtgattgataaataaaatcttcaaagTAAGCAGATagaagttagaaaaaaatgggaaCCATATCCTTTTGGtgtttaaacttttggttAGTTTACATTTAGTCAGTAGGTTTCAAATTATTGCACTTTTATTCTCAAGTGTTGAGTTCAATTTTCACTTccaaatgttatatttttacgTTGAGTCttgaattattttcattaagtTTCAATATTAAACATTCTCACCCTTGAGTTTTCGTTAATGCCCATTTTGGTCTATGGCATTAACTTTTCGTTAACTAGAAATGTTCATGAAgggaaatttcaaaattagatgTAGTTGTGATGGAAAGTTAATGAAAAGCTAATCAATTATTATCAATCAAGATCAAAAGTGAGTatttaatgtaaaataatcaggttaaaagttattttgaagCATGggttaaaaatgtaattttcgaaagaaaaaaatgtagcCATCAAAGCTATCCGAACACCCATTTTATTCATACCAGCaacttgaatttattttatatgtaattCAGGTCCAAAATGGCAGCAATGGGCATCATACACATCCACACCAAGCCCTCACAACAATGGGTTCATTTGGGGACAGCATTTTACTGATTGTTGCATTGTGCTTTCACTCCGTCTTTGAAGGCATCGCCATTGGAGTTGCAGAGACCAAAGCCGATGCCTGGAAAGCCCTATGGACAATCTCCCTCCACAAGGTCTTTGCAGCCATTGCCATGGGCATTGCTCTCCTCCGAATGATCCCAAACCGCCCTTTGTTGTCGAGTGCTGCCTATTCCTTTGCTTTCGCCATCTCGAGCCCCATCGGCATTGCAATCGGAATCATAATCGATGCCACGACACAAGGTGCGGTGGCAGATTGGATATTTGCAATCTCAATGGGATTGGCTTGTGGAGTGTTCATTTATGTGTCCATAAACCATCTGCTTTCAAAGGGATACACCCCTAGGGATTCAGTTCTTGTGGACAATCCAAATTACAAGTTTCTTGCTGTGCTTTTAGGAATTGGAGTTATAGCGATTGTGATGATTTGGGACACTTGATTCACATAATGTGAGAACAGTGAATATATTAGAGCTTTAGTTTGTTGTGCAAAgttgagtttttgttttcttttaccttttttttttcttcttttcagcCAAGTTTTGCCtgatttttatgtattttcttGTGTAGCTAGTTAACGGGATAATTGCTGATTGCTAGCAAATAAATGTAAGATTTCACCTGAActtaatatgaaaaaacaaatgctCATAAGTGCTTAAGATGAACATTTGTGACTTGACCAAACCACTATGTAAGATCTCTAGTTAGGATATTAGTAGAATATTGGTGTGATTATTAGGAGGGGTATGTTAGCAATTGTACAGTATGTTTGTTAGGGCTTTCAGTTACAAATAGTGAGGATGATGAGACCCAAGAGCAAAGGGCGaataattatgtaatattagtcccaaaatttgtaatatttccTTTGGAGAATTTGGCAGAGGATTGTCAAACCCACCCTCTAGAATGTGCCAAGGCATAACATATTTCGTTATTGATATTGCAATACGTATATTATTTGGCATCTATATTTCTGTCTTCTaatgtttgtttgttcttgAGTGTCAATCGCACACAAACCAAATCTATAGTGTATGGTTTCGAATTAAACTATAAATCTTGTATCAGAAGCATTTGCGCATTGTTTCAAAATTCTCAACCAAATCCTGaagtttgtttaatatattggTAAGAATTTACACACCTATTAGctattaaacaatttaaaaatcaatcttaactaaaataaaaagtcaaatGACTTCTGGTAAGTTTTGGTTAAAGactaggaaaaagaaactattaaaCTTTATGATGTTAGGAATGATTTCATAAGGACtaaatagaattttaaaatcaaagacACTACACTGAAAGCACACTAGGGCCTTAAcagaaaagagaataaataaatttgggCAGGAAATGGAGTTTATGCATTAAAACGTAAGAGGACTTGATTAAAAAAGGCCCGTCAGCAGGGGATCAGtagaaaatacaaagaaaatcaatacatTCCCATTTAAAGTTTCAAAGAATCAATCAGAAGATTATACCCCAGAAGTTAAAGATCCAAGTTCAAGCCTTTCTCCAGACAAATTGTTACAATAACAGGCCCTGCCAAGTCCCCCACAGCACATCCTGCACGCAAAATCATAGATTTCACTTATTAGAACCGAGTCAAATCACTCTAGTGCACTGATGATTGATCATTATGTGTTAATGATTTTTTCAGAGAAGGCATTAAGAAGGGTGTGAACTTACCAATCCACTGGCCTGCTGATGGGCGGAAAAGGG
Coding sequences within:
- the LOC101208105 gene encoding zinc transporter 11, producing MLRFLFLLLSSAAAHSGHSDDDDSAAGDSLSPSPNLRSKPLILVKITCLILIFFGTFIPGISPCFFKWNDGFLLLGTQFAGGVFFGTAMMHFLSDANETFRDLTDNAYPFAFMLACLGFLMTMAADCVISYLYRKPTADSSTDVELRGAATSPSKFQVQNGSNGHHTHPHQALTTMGSFGDSILLIVALCFHSVFEGIAIGVAETKADAWKALWTISLHKVFAAIAMGIALLRMIPNRPLLSSAAYSFAFAISSPIGIAIGIIIDATTQGAVADWIFAISMGLACGVFIYVSINHLLSKGYTPRDSVLVDNPNYKFLAVLLGIGVIAIVMIWDT